From Candidatus Caccoplasma merdavium, one genomic window encodes:
- a CDS encoding restriction endonuclease, translating into MTPADYEHLVGEYFRRLGYRVTVTPASNDYGIDIIATKENF; encoded by the coding sequence ATGACACCCGCAGATTATGAACACCTCGTAGGTGAATATTTCAGAAGATTGGGTTATCGCGTTACCGTAACCCCGGCCAGTAATGACTATGGCATCGACATCATCGCTACAAAAGAGAATTTTTAA